Proteins encoded within one genomic window of Hahella chejuensis KCTC 2396:
- a CDS encoding redoxin domain-containing protein, with protein MKVRLLLQALSALTLAASVWTQAAPKIDVQAPGFSAIDSNGEVVNLSDYKGKYVVLEWTNHECPYVGKHYGSGNMQGLQSKYRAEDVVWLTIISSAPGTQGYVKADEANALTASRNAKPTHVVLDPDGAVGKMYDAKTTPHMYIIDPEGVLRYAGAIDSIRSANKADIAKAVNYLDKGMQSLFEGMPVDPKATPPYGCTVKYES; from the coding sequence ATGAAAGTCAGGCTGTTGTTACAGGCACTCTCGGCGTTAACGCTGGCGGCCAGTGTATGGACGCAGGCGGCGCCGAAAATAGACGTTCAGGCGCCCGGTTTCAGCGCTATTGACAGTAATGGCGAAGTCGTCAACCTGAGCGATTACAAAGGCAAGTACGTGGTGTTGGAGTGGACCAACCACGAATGCCCTTACGTCGGCAAACACTACGGCAGCGGCAACATGCAGGGCCTGCAAAGCAAATACCGGGCTGAGGATGTGGTCTGGCTGACTATCATTTCCTCCGCGCCGGGAACCCAGGGCTACGTGAAAGCCGATGAAGCCAACGCGCTCACCGCCAGCCGCAACGCTAAACCCACTCATGTGGTGTTGGACCCGGACGGCGCCGTCGGCAAGATGTACGACGCCAAAACCACGCCGCATATGTACATCATCGACCCGGAAGGCGTACTGCGCTACGCCGGCGCCATCGACAGCATCCGCTCCGCCAACAAAGCGGACATCGCCAAAGCGGTAAACTATCTCGACAAAGGCATGCAATCCCTGTTCGAAGGCATGCCCGTAGACCCAAAAGCCACCCCACCCTACGGCTGTACGGTGAAGTATGAGAGTTGA
- a CDS encoding aerolysin family beta-barrel pore-forming toxin produces the protein MHYLSKSFVPSALAASVISLLAPVSTAQANDDIPKYQDKVYAAQDIAALKDTIVRDPDFYVPLTYLAHFLGYGWCGGTASQNVGEDFSITRNGDQQYTLQANYNGSDPYSGGYWADKRLKMSLSDLKFYTNPGSLKLGDPQVYDREPLKTITAVVYNRGDTEDTAVATLQYDETKSWSKQEDYSFSETISIKNTYEFDLKIFGGSTEITAGFTANQGWSESNGNSETVTQSAQYRALMPANSKRIITLTVFKQKADIPYESEMVLGYNVAMENFLRWGGNARNDHPTDRPWENYTFGARNNLNGAEDILDQYAHRSIQNYGQWDWNWMLNEYGAGGVKWAVGNISKRRFIAPLTGKFTTVDGSQFNIDASAPISLDGDEMQMAQQSARTKRSLGGNLEMEIVRVDDYSYDDTVTNLTFTLDDGLKSM, from the coding sequence ATGCATTACCTGTCGAAATCTTTTGTCCCCTCGGCGCTCGCAGCCAGCGTGATTTCACTGCTAGCGCCCGTCTCAACCGCTCAGGCGAATGACGATATACCCAAGTATCAGGATAAAGTATACGCAGCCCAGGATATCGCCGCCTTGAAGGATACTATCGTTCGCGATCCGGACTTTTATGTTCCTTTGACTTATCTGGCGCACTTCCTGGGCTACGGCTGGTGCGGCGGAACCGCTTCCCAGAATGTGGGTGAAGATTTCAGTATTACCCGCAATGGCGATCAACAATATACGTTACAAGCTAATTATAATGGCAGTGATCCTTACTCTGGAGGATACTGGGCGGATAAGCGCTTAAAAATGTCGCTATCCGATCTTAAGTTTTATACCAACCCCGGCTCACTTAAATTGGGCGATCCCCAGGTCTATGACCGCGAGCCGTTAAAGACCATTACTGCGGTGGTATATAACCGTGGCGATACGGAAGATACCGCCGTCGCCACATTACAATATGACGAAACGAAAAGCTGGTCGAAACAGGAAGATTATTCTTTCTCTGAAACAATAAGCATCAAAAACACATATGAATTTGATCTTAAGATTTTCGGAGGAAGCACTGAAATTACAGCAGGCTTTACCGCCAATCAGGGATGGAGCGAATCCAACGGCAACAGCGAAACCGTCACTCAGTCCGCGCAGTATCGGGCGCTGATGCCGGCGAACTCCAAGCGCATCATCACTCTGACGGTATTCAAGCAGAAAGCCGACATTCCTTATGAATCGGAAATGGTGCTGGGATACAACGTGGCCATGGAGAACTTTCTGCGCTGGGGCGGCAACGCCAGAAACGACCATCCCACAGATCGCCCTTGGGAGAACTATACCTTTGGCGCCCGCAACAATCTGAACGGTGCGGAAGATATCCTGGACCAGTACGCGCATCGCAGTATCCAGAACTACGGCCAGTGGGACTGGAACTGGATGTTGAACGAATACGGCGCCGGCGGCGTGAAGTGGGCGGTGGGCAATATCAGCAAACGCCGATTCATTGCGCCGCTGACTGGTAAGTTCACCACGGTCGACGGCAGTCAGTTCAACATCGACGCCAGTGCGCCGATCTCTCTGGACGGCGACGAGATGCAGATGGCGCAGCAGTCCGCCCGCACCAAACGCAGCCTTGGCGGTAACCTGGAGATGGAAATCGTACGCGTGGATGACTACAGCTACGATGACACAGTCACCAATCTTACCTTCACATTGGACGATGGCTTGAAGTCTATGTAA
- a CDS encoding AraC family transcriptional regulator, translated as MEAGKQVSWTAYTLGYRHPENFSAAFRKYFGYSPKER; from the coding sequence TTGGAAGCGGGTAAGCAGGTCTCCTGGACCGCTTACACCTTAGGCTATCGGCACCCGGAGAACTTCAGCGCCGCCTTTCGTAAGTATTTCGGTTATTCGCCGAAAGAGCGTTAA
- a CDS encoding DUF6559 family protein, translating to MDIEDKVKRKDAIRKYIGVLGPELRKRHDKKKYYSGDEVKQALAALELSEKFIAFALALYCSKDEYEKAMPQPGGKIMNYAEAKTVALNIALAGSSLGSGEGE from the coding sequence ATGGATATCGAAGATAAAGTAAAAAGAAAAGACGCCATTCGGAAATATATTGGCGTATTGGGACCCGAACTGAGAAAGCGGCACGACAAGAAAAAATACTATAGCGGCGACGAAGTAAAACAGGCCCTGGCCGCCCTGGAATTGTCCGAAAAATTCATTGCCTTCGCATTGGCGCTCTATTGCAGCAAAGACGAATACGAAAAAGCCATGCCACAACCCGGCGGTAAAATCATGAACTACGCCGAAGCCAAGACCGTCGCGCTGAATATCGCCCTGGCGGGGAGTTCTTTGGGAAGTGGCGAAGGAGAGTAG
- a CDS encoding phage tail tip lysozyme, producing the protein MDIKDFNSYLDDLSQRSPDSQVSALTEIYRDEFNRQYDQVKSNGGNLGAMQDLLEMILQQLRMILNADGSQGASDHSQNKKTGGIDGVCGVSDPPALNLGVHKSNKIAEIDPQDTPISFDSTLSNAMPKGRLSDSEGKEVAMQVMDNLIKDFGLTPEQAAGVVGNLYMESDGMNPHINQYSQFSQGASDPRAFGNPTNDRVQDSTGYGWAQWGESRKDGLIAFAENNGMDPGSAAANYGFLKHELSSTSESAVIGKLKQTDSVADAMVVFRQDFERAAVGSSADQERLNKANEIYELYKNRAA; encoded by the coding sequence ATGGATATAAAAGACTTTAATTCCTACCTGGACGACCTGAGCCAGCGAAGTCCTGATTCGCAGGTGTCGGCGTTGACGGAGATCTATCGTGACGAGTTCAACCGTCAATACGATCAAGTCAAAAGCAACGGCGGCAACCTGGGCGCCATGCAGGATTTGCTGGAGATGATTCTGCAGCAGCTACGGATGATCCTGAATGCGGACGGCTCACAAGGAGCCTCCGATCATTCCCAAAACAAGAAGACCGGAGGCATTGACGGCGTATGCGGCGTCAGCGATCCGCCTGCGCTGAATCTGGGCGTGCATAAATCCAATAAAATCGCTGAAATTGATCCACAGGACACGCCGATCAGCTTTGATTCAACCCTGAGCAACGCCATGCCCAAGGGACGTCTGTCCGATTCCGAAGGCAAAGAGGTGGCGATGCAGGTGATGGATAATCTCATCAAGGACTTTGGTCTGACGCCGGAGCAGGCGGCGGGCGTTGTCGGCAATCTGTATATGGAGAGCGACGGCATGAACCCGCACATTAACCAGTACTCTCAGTTCAGCCAGGGCGCTTCTGATCCGCGCGCTTTCGGGAATCCCACCAACGACCGGGTGCAGGACAGCACCGGTTATGGCTGGGCGCAGTGGGGCGAGTCGCGTAAGGATGGACTCATCGCCTTCGCCGAGAACAACGGCATGGACCCGGGCAGCGCCGCCGCCAACTATGGCTTTCTGAAGCATGAGTTGTCTTCCACCTCAGAAAGCGCGGTGATCGGCAAGCTGAAGCAAACGGACTCGGTGGCTGACGCCATGGTGGTGTTCAGGCAGGATTTCGAACGGGCGGCGGTAGGCTCCTCAGCGGATCAGGAGCGCCTCAACAAAGCTAACGAGATATACGAGCTGTACAAGAACAGAGCCGCATAG
- a CDS encoding TlpA family protein disulfide reductase produces MRRVLLMLAAWMIASAASAEVKPFTADSVKAIQQQWDGEPYLMVLWSIDCPPCHKELEMLGSLLKDDPDLAVTLVSTDQDMPEAQVRETLAQYKIESADNWRFADPVPARLRQAIDPSWYGELPRSYFVSSNGERKGRSGLLSEDAIRNWLQ; encoded by the coding sequence ATGCGACGGGTATTGCTGATGCTGGCGGCATGGATGATCGCTTCCGCCGCCAGCGCCGAGGTCAAGCCGTTCACCGCGGACAGCGTCAAAGCCATTCAACAACAATGGGATGGCGAACCCTACCTGATGGTGCTGTGGTCCATTGATTGCCCGCCTTGTCACAAAGAGCTGGAGATGTTGGGCAGTCTGCTGAAGGATGATCCCGACCTGGCGGTGACGCTGGTGTCGACGGATCAGGACATGCCCGAAGCGCAGGTCAGGGAAACCCTGGCCCAGTATAAGATTGAGTCCGCCGATAACTGGCGCTTCGCCGATCCGGTTCCGGCGCGCCTGCGGCAGGCGATTGATCCCTCCTGGTATGGGGAGTTGCCGCGCAGTTACTTTGTGTCCTCCAACGGCGAACGTAAAGGCCGCAGCGGCCTGCTGTCCGAAGACGCCATTCGCAACTGGCTGCAATAG
- a CDS encoding sialidase family protein: MEILNLRLLRVAVIAATAAIASGAVSAHGGHDDKKGGHHGAAAPAGPCADPTALPSLNCAKSPTPAFGRDGRLWITWYSRGHIYIQHSDDNGATFSAPQAVNATPEPVDDQGEDRPQLALGPKNEIYLLWTRKLDKPYTGHIRFSRSLDGGRTFSAPINVNDDKDVIAHRFPTFRVNDRGEIFVVWVDKRDLVAAKAANREYAGAALYYGVSTDNGASFQASRKLSDHSCECCRIAMELDEQGLPVILYRQVFDGGVRDHALISFSDLTTHSAPQRVSDDQWKLDGCPHHGPALAAADGRQHLAWFTAGENRQGLFYAHSTQDGFSKPMAFGGPGAERPMIEALGDRVVLTWKAFADDRTRTFMQVSEDGGDTWSAAAEVVNTEGASDHPLLVNDGAKIYLSWQTAQEGYRLTPLDSSAEVAASASIKDAGDHHKHKESL, from the coding sequence ATGGAAATATTGAATCTGCGCCTGCTGCGGGTCGCTGTGATAGCGGCCACAGCGGCTATCGCATCCGGCGCCGTCAGCGCCCATGGCGGCCATGACGATAAAAAAGGCGGCCACCACGGCGCCGCGGCGCCGGCAGGTCCTTGCGCCGACCCCACGGCGCTGCCGTCGCTGAACTGCGCCAAGTCGCCCACACCGGCGTTTGGCCGCGATGGACGCTTGTGGATCACCTGGTATTCCCGCGGTCATATCTACATTCAGCATTCCGACGATAACGGCGCGACATTCAGTGCGCCGCAGGCGGTGAATGCGACCCCCGAGCCGGTGGACGATCAGGGCGAGGACAGGCCGCAGTTGGCGCTGGGCCCGAAAAACGAAATCTATCTGTTGTGGACCCGTAAGCTGGACAAGCCCTATACCGGGCATATCCGCTTCAGTCGCTCTTTGGACGGCGGCCGCACCTTCAGCGCGCCGATCAATGTAAATGACGACAAAGACGTCATCGCCCATCGCTTTCCGACATTTCGCGTGAATGACCGCGGCGAGATCTTTGTGGTCTGGGTGGACAAACGGGATCTGGTCGCCGCCAAAGCCGCTAACAGGGAATACGCCGGCGCGGCCCTGTATTATGGCGTCTCCACGGACAATGGCGCGTCCTTTCAGGCCAGCCGCAAGTTGTCGGATCACTCCTGCGAATGCTGCCGCATCGCCATGGAGCTGGACGAACAGGGACTGCCGGTAATTTTGTACCGACAAGTGTTTGACGGCGGCGTGCGCGACCATGCGCTGATCAGCTTCAGCGACCTGACCACCCATAGCGCGCCGCAGCGGGTCAGCGACGATCAGTGGAAGCTGGATGGCTGTCCTCATCACGGCCCGGCGTTGGCGGCGGCGGACGGCAGACAACATCTGGCCTGGTTCACCGCGGGAGAAAACCGTCAGGGACTGTTCTACGCCCACTCAACCCAAGACGGCTTCAGCAAGCCCATGGCGTTCGGCGGCCCTGGCGCGGAGCGACCGATGATTGAAGCCTTGGGCGACCGTGTCGTACTCACCTGGAAAGCCTTCGCTGACGACCGCACCCGCACTTTCATGCAGGTGTCCGAAGACGGCGGAGATACCTGGAGCGCCGCCGCCGAAGTGGTCAATACCGAAGGCGCGTCGGATCATCCCTTGCTGGTCAACGATGGCGCCAAGATTTATCTGTCATGGCAGACGGCGCAGGAAGGCTATCGTTTGACGCCGCTGGACTCCAGCGCGGAAGTGGCGGCCAGCGCCTCGATCAAGGACGCCGGGGATCATCATAAGCATAAGGAGTCGTTGTAA
- a CDS encoding TonB-dependent receptor, giving the protein MRLNRAIGAVASLALPLGAAAEEATVLQTVEVVGERPALVKEPTALQTEVMAEKLEDINSPEVSDALKYEPNLVVRKRYIGDRNATLSFRETHTTQTARAVVMGDGIMLSNFLGSSFNFAPRWGLMQPEEIEWIEVLYGPYSAEYSGNAMGGAVIMHGRMPEQREAQVSAGVFLQDFSAYGTEDTYFGYKTHASFGDRQGPWSYFLATDWLQNEGHPQSFGIASGSGGAPVGNPVDGAHEYPAGGYLYNSAGRSDIGESVTKIKLGYDINDRLQARMTLAYLDRNEDNLNPETYLRDADGQPVYNGEVDIDGASYKVSSQRLGESEARDLIYGAELEGALGQGWEIKSALSFYDVLEQKQRRSGTNYEEAQSNGAGTLTEDQGTGWETFDVKFAHRHDGGWMGDRVLFGYHFDRYRLDQASYNTSHWRSDDIASLSGDSEGTTRTHALFVENEWTLAPAWSMTLGARQEWWRAYDGVLARDFGADRVSAAYPERSESDLSPKASFSYRPNADWSATLSLALAYRYPTVGELYQGSIDNTGAFNASFDPDLKKEKSFAKNLTVKRHFEDASLTVSLWENDVDDAIYRQTNVFTGVTNYQNIDRVRSRGVEVVTGFKDVLTAGLDLDFNLSFTDAEIMKNSASPESQGKQFPRVPKWRANLLAGYQATEQLRFGGGVRYASDPYDSLDNSDGDRSGFGYTDSFLVFDARAVYALNEHFSVAGGVDNFTDERYYVYHPYPGRTYYAEVKWKY; this is encoded by the coding sequence ATGCGCCTGAACCGCGCGATTGGAGCTGTAGCAAGCCTTGCGCTGCCATTGGGGGCGGCGGCGGAAGAGGCCACCGTATTGCAAACCGTGGAAGTGGTGGGTGAACGGCCCGCGCTGGTGAAGGAGCCGACGGCTTTACAAACGGAAGTCATGGCGGAGAAACTGGAGGACATCAACAGTCCAGAGGTATCCGATGCGCTTAAATACGAGCCCAACCTGGTCGTGCGCAAACGTTATATCGGCGACCGCAACGCCACCTTGTCCTTCCGCGAAACGCACACCACCCAGACCGCCCGCGCGGTGGTGATGGGCGACGGCATTATGCTGAGCAACTTTCTGGGCTCCAGCTTCAACTTCGCGCCGCGGTGGGGGCTGATGCAACCGGAAGAGATAGAGTGGATCGAAGTGTTATACGGCCCTTATTCCGCAGAATACAGCGGCAACGCCATGGGCGGCGCCGTTATCATGCACGGCCGCATGCCGGAACAGCGTGAGGCGCAGGTGAGCGCTGGCGTGTTCCTGCAGGACTTCAGCGCCTACGGAACCGAGGACACCTATTTCGGCTACAAAACCCACGCTTCCTTTGGCGACAGACAGGGCCCCTGGAGCTATTTCCTGGCGACGGACTGGCTGCAGAACGAAGGGCATCCGCAAAGCTTTGGCATCGCCTCCGGCAGCGGCGGCGCGCCAGTAGGCAATCCTGTGGACGGCGCGCATGAGTATCCGGCGGGCGGATATCTGTACAACTCCGCCGGACGCAGCGACATCGGCGAAAGCGTCACCAAAATCAAACTCGGTTATGACATCAACGACCGTCTGCAGGCCAGAATGACCCTGGCGTATCTGGATCGCAACGAAGATAACCTCAACCCGGAAACCTATCTGCGCGATGCGGACGGCCAGCCCGTTTACAACGGCGAAGTGGACATCGACGGCGCCAGCTATAAAGTCAGCAGTCAGCGTCTGGGCGAATCCGAAGCGCGGGATCTGATCTATGGCGCTGAGCTGGAAGGCGCGCTGGGGCAGGGGTGGGAAATCAAATCCGCTTTGTCCTTTTATGATGTGCTGGAGCAAAAGCAACGTCGCTCAGGCACGAACTACGAAGAGGCGCAAAGCAACGGCGCGGGAACCTTGACGGAAGATCAGGGAACCGGCTGGGAAACCTTTGATGTTAAATTCGCTCATCGCCACGACGGCGGCTGGATGGGCGACCGCGTTCTGTTTGGATACCATTTCGACCGCTATCGCCTGGATCAGGCCAGCTACAATACCTCGCACTGGCGCAGCGACGATATCGCCAGCCTGAGCGGAGATTCAGAAGGGACTACGCGCACCCATGCGCTGTTCGTAGAGAATGAATGGACGCTGGCGCCGGCCTGGAGCATGACCCTGGGCGCCCGTCAGGAGTGGTGGCGCGCCTATGACGGCGTGCTGGCGCGGGACTTCGGCGCCGATCGCGTGAGCGCGGCCTATCCAGAGAGAAGCGAATCCGATTTGTCGCCGAAAGCCAGTTTCAGCTACCGCCCCAATGCGGACTGGAGCGCCACCTTGTCGCTGGCGCTGGCCTATCGTTATCCCACCGTGGGCGAGTTGTACCAGGGCTCTATCGACAATACCGGCGCTTTCAACGCCAGCTTTGACCCGGATTTGAAGAAAGAAAAAAGCTTCGCCAAGAACCTGACTGTGAAACGCCACTTTGAAGATGCGTCGTTGACTGTCAGCCTGTGGGAAAACGATGTGGACGACGCCATCTACCGTCAGACCAATGTCTTCACCGGCGTCACCAACTACCAGAATATCGACCGCGTGCGCTCACGGGGCGTGGAAGTGGTCACCGGTTTCAAAGACGTGCTGACGGCGGGTCTGGACCTGGATTTCAACCTGTCCTTCACCGATGCGGAAATCATGAAAAACAGCGCGTCGCCGGAATCGCAAGGCAAGCAGTTTCCCCGGGTTCCCAAATGGCGCGCCAACCTGCTGGCGGGCTATCAGGCCACCGAGCAGCTGCGTTTCGGCGGCGGCGTCCGTTACGCCAGCGACCCCTATGACAGCCTCGACAACAGCGACGGCGACCGCAGCGGCTTCGGCTACACGGACAGCTTTCTGGTGTTCGACGCTCGCGCGGTTTACGCCCTGAATGAGCATTTCTCTGTCGCCGGCGGAGTGGATAACTTCACCGACGAACGCTATTACGTCTATCACCCGTATCCGGGTCGAACCTATTATGCGGAGGTCAAATGGAAATATTGA
- a CDS encoding substrate-binding periplasmic protein, producing the protein MRYALWLWFALFTQGALAQTLILGMEEANNRPFEFVAESGELTGFHTEVVKQAAAGMGWKVEFVRLPWTRVIKMLESGEVNAVTYMAKSIEREKFALYLPDNLLHISQSTIYIKKSRASEILYDPPLEHFVSRWRVAVPTGYHINDEAMALIRNNYPLQQRTVTMAQLFLMLVNDRYDAILGGSNAMLRSKTAIENLEDVVQPLQGALFPSEPMYIAFSRQSGSKLAYEFAIAYKQFRQQPEYREIAERFNVIAWLPGERDFD; encoded by the coding sequence ATGCGTTATGCTCTGTGGCTCTGGTTTGCGCTGTTTACGCAGGGAGCGCTTGCGCAAACCTTAATTCTCGGCATGGAGGAGGCCAACAATAGGCCCTTTGAATTTGTTGCGGAATCCGGGGAGCTGACCGGCTTTCATACTGAGGTCGTCAAGCAGGCGGCGGCTGGTATGGGATGGAAAGTGGAGTTCGTGCGCCTGCCCTGGACCCGCGTTATTAAGATGCTGGAAAGCGGTGAAGTGAACGCCGTGACCTACATGGCGAAGTCCATTGAGCGGGAGAAATTCGCCCTTTATCTGCCCGACAATCTTCTGCACATTTCACAGAGCACGATCTACATTAAAAAATCCCGCGCCAGTGAAATTCTATACGACCCGCCACTGGAGCATTTCGTCTCTCGCTGGCGCGTCGCCGTCCCCACCGGCTATCACATCAATGACGAGGCGATGGCGTTAATCCGCAACAATTACCCACTGCAACAACGCACCGTCACCATGGCGCAACTTTTCCTTATGCTGGTCAACGACCGCTACGACGCCATACTGGGCGGCTCCAACGCCATGCTGCGCAGTAAAACCGCCATCGAAAATCTTGAAGACGTCGTACAACCGCTGCAAGGCGCCCTCTTCCCCTCCGAACCCATGTACATCGCCTTCAGCCGCCAAAGCGGCTCTAAACTCGCCTACGAATTCGCCATCGCCTATAAACAATTCCGCCAGCAACCGGAATACCGGGAAATCGCCGAGCGTTTTAACGTGATTGCGTGGTTGCCTGGCGAGAGGGATTTTGATTAG
- a CDS encoding DUF6572 domain-containing protein, with the protein MSLKNTDLIDVIAQSPHFDGYDIIAVDSGDIVDEIERYNLMIKKLSSYMEYIASGQVLENNPDMEGKNFRLCVLCKTEPNEAMLQVEALKTRTEPSFRFPVLVTTQQAYLEST; encoded by the coding sequence ATGAGCTTAAAAAATACAGATTTAATAGATGTGATTGCTCAAAGCCCTCACTTTGATGGCTACGATATTATTGCCGTTGACTCTGGTGATATTGTTGATGAGATTGAGCGTTACAATCTTATGATTAAGAAACTTTCGTCATATATGGAATACATAGCCAGTGGACAGGTATTGGAGAATAATCCGGATATGGAAGGAAAGAACTTTCGCTTGTGTGTACTTTGTAAAACTGAGCCAAATGAAGCAATGCTGCAAGTGGAGGCGCTGAAAACGAGAACAGAGCCATCCTTTAGATTTCCAGTATTGGTTACAACCCAACAAGCTTACCTTGAGAGTACATAA
- a CDS encoding M50 family metallopeptidase encodes MAVFLLPLSLFFANAKYTVAIFYFYLLLIVFHEIGHAVVAKFLGLNVLELRIGIIHGSCTCNGFNSENDRRKYFMAWGGVLFQFILFVLSSILMAVGLNKANWLLFAFCWFMVTVNVKLIILNLLPVWKFDGVLAWKVFNKPGKKRKKKNPFKVVK; translated from the coding sequence GTGGCGGTATTTTTGCTTCCTCTTTCTTTGTTTTTTGCGAATGCTAAGTACACAGTTGCAATATTCTATTTTTACTTATTGTTGATTGTTTTTCACGAAATAGGTCACGCAGTCGTTGCTAAGTTTTTGGGGTTGAATGTGTTGGAGTTGCGTATCGGTATTATACATGGTTCCTGCACATGTAATGGCTTTAACTCAGAGAATGATAGAAGAAAATATTTTATGGCGTGGGGAGGGGTTTTATTTCAGTTCATATTATTTGTTCTGTCATCGATATTAATGGCTGTAGGACTTAATAAAGCTAATTGGTTATTATTCGCATTCTGTTGGTTCATGGTTACCGTTAATGTAAAACTTATAATCTTAAATTTACTCCCTGTTTGGAAGTTTGATGGGGTTCTTGCTTGGAAGGTGTTTAACAAGCCTGGCAAAAAAAGAAAAAAGAAAAATCCGTTTAAGGTGGTTAAATAG
- a CDS encoding GIY-YIG nuclease family protein: MFKLFDLLRLLSPTLSPADCKLHMAVWNGKEHPLDVFLAGDFEEWQRWQTKRNFERRFVVSLINIHGTDNWVFGGLYEQIGVEYKKESNDFYYDLEQVQYCAELSGRLVVKFSRNFRASYLLAERWSEDLLVSELKSERLTLSEFPGFKSVNLSKRELDCVIRQSIPSWKGALSSVSGVYVISDTMSGKLYVGCAYGEGGIWSRWSQYSSSGHGNNVELRTLLNNLGAKSAEAFRFSILEVADVHANKNEVITRETHWKEVLLSRTHGYNLN, from the coding sequence TTGTTCAAGCTATTTGATTTATTACGGTTGCTTAGCCCCACACTGTCGCCAGCCGACTGTAAATTACATATGGCCGTGTGGAACGGAAAAGAGCATCCCCTTGATGTCTTTCTTGCGGGAGATTTCGAGGAGTGGCAGCGATGGCAAACGAAACGAAATTTTGAGCGCCGGTTTGTAGTCTCTCTAATTAACATTCATGGCACGGACAACTGGGTCTTTGGCGGTCTATACGAGCAAATAGGGGTTGAGTACAAGAAAGAAAGCAATGATTTCTATTATGACTTAGAGCAAGTGCAATACTGTGCTGAGCTCTCCGGCCGCTTGGTTGTTAAATTTAGCCGAAATTTCCGGGCGTCATACTTGTTGGCTGAGCGGTGGAGTGAAGATCTATTGGTATCGGAACTCAAATCAGAGCGACTCACCTTATCGGAGTTTCCAGGTTTTAAATCAGTGAATTTGTCTAAGCGGGAATTAGATTGTGTCATTCGTCAGAGCATCCCATCTTGGAAAGGCGCGCTCTCCTCAGTCTCTGGGGTTTATGTAATATCAGACACGATGTCAGGCAAACTTTATGTTGGCTGTGCGTATGGAGAAGGCGGTATATGGAGCCGCTGGTCACAGTACTCGTCCTCGGGACATGGCAACAATGTAGAACTTCGAACGCTCTTGAACAACCTTGGCGCCAAAAGCGCTGAAGCATTTCGTTTTTCAATTCTTGAAGTAGCGGATGTGCACGCCAATAAAAATGAAGTTATTACGCGCGAAACCCATTGGAAGGAAGTCTTGTTGTCCCGCACACATGGCTACAACTTGAATTAG